A part of Vigna radiata var. radiata cultivar VC1973A chromosome 11, Vradiata_ver6, whole genome shotgun sequence genomic DNA contains:
- the LOC106777739 gene encoding uncharacterized protein LOC106777739 isoform X3 has protein sequence MLASTLLPPSKLLPSHFVPPITVAEAPLRNRVAIFSKSTPKLAFVARATNDARDGTVDATSSPGVDAVTSTSSGLGDGYVALFVRMLGLDRDPLDREQAIIALWKYSLGGKKCIDTIMQFPGCINLVVNLLRLESTSACEAAAGLLRSLSSVNLYRNFVAESGAIEEINRLLRRSSLTPEVKEQSLTTLWNLSVDEKLWIKISKTEILPVAIKYLEDEDIKVKEAAGGILANLALSRVNHSIMVEAGVIPKLAKFLRSNLEGSKVLRKEARNALLELFKDNDYKILVMEEGLVPVPSIGAAAFKSFNPGLHLWPTLPDGTEIERTSRQPSPFGASELLLGLNIDDKNANLEEAKVSAMIGRSQQQFLARVGALEMEEKTIPNSDCSNDQRFTLLPWMDGVARLALILELEDKSASIKAAESIATACINEHMRIAFREAGVIKHLIRLLKCDDDAVQLAVTQALERLSVSDIVCQVIEAEGVLGPLVSILKCSGTVGTIVEKSLSILARIFDLSKQKQLELMDLRRHLVEEKMTVSTRLSSTEQTVSKTFSWNNILDSVFIAQLVEILKSSPPNLQGKAASVLEFVALSDPTLAQICFLDIESGLRSAFQQKILKISGLWRRRFTGEIQHQRDLNPK, from the exons TTTCGTCCCTCCCATCACCGTCGCAGAAGCTCCTCTGAGAAACAGAGTCGCAATCTTTTCCAAATCCACCCCTAAACTCGCTTTCGTTGCCAGGGCCACCAATGACGCCCGTGACGGCACCGTTGACGCAACCTCTTCGCCG GGTGTTGATGCAGTAACAAGTACATCTTCTGGCCTTGGTGATGGTTATGTGGCTTTGTTTGTTCGTATGTTAGGCCTTGATCGTGATCCTCTGGATAGAGAACAAGCTATAATTGCTCTTTGGAAGTATTCACTCGGTGGAAAGAAGTGTATAGACACTATAATGCAGTTTCCTGGTTGTATTAATCTTGTTGTGAACCTCCTCAGATTAGAGTCTACCTCAGCATGCGAGGCAGCTGCAGGCCTTCTGCGATCATTGTCTTCAGTCAATCTGTACAGAAATTTTGTAGCTGAAAGTGGAGCGATAGAAGAGATAAACAGATTGCTGAGACGATCTTCCTTGACTCCTGAG GTAAAGGAGCAGAGTTTGACTACACTCTGGAATTTATCTGTTGATGAGAAGCTCTGGATTAAAATTTCAAAGACTGAGATCCTTCCTGTAGCTATTAAGTACCTTGAAGATGAGGACATTAAAGTGAAGGAGGCTGCAGGGGGCATTTTGGCAAATTTAGCACTGAGTCGTGTTAACCACAGCATCATGGTTGAAGCGGGTGTTATACCAAAATTG GCAAAGTTCTTAAGATCTAATCTGGAAGGATCTAAAGTTCTTAGGAAGGAAGCAAGGAATGCATTGTTAGAACTTTTTAAGGACAATGATTATAAAATTCTTGTTATGGAGGAAGGTCTGGTTCCTGTCCCATCAATTGGTGCTGCAGCCTTTAAGTCATTCAACCCAGGCTTACATTTGTGGCCCACATTACCTGATGGTACTGAAATTGAAAGGACTTCTAGACAGCCATCACCATTTGGTGCTTCGGAATTACTTCTTGGATTAAATATTGATGACAAGAATGCTAACTTAGAGGAAGCAAAGGTCAGTGCAATGATTGGACGAAGCCAACAACAATTCCTTGCTCGTGTTGGAGCCttagaaatggaagaaaaaactATACCTAATTCTGATTGCTCAAATGATCAGAGGTTTACACTTTTACCTTGGATGGATGGTGTTGCTCGGTTAGCACTGATATTAGAACTGGAAGATAAGTCTGCATCAATAAAGGCTGCAGAGTCAATTGCCACTGCATGTATCAATGAACATATGCGTATTGCATTCAGGGAGGCTGGAGTAATTAAGCATTTAATAAGGCTTTTGAAGTGTGATGACGATGCAGTCCAGTTGGCGGTAACACAAGCTTTGGAAAGGCTGTCTGTtag CGATATTGTTTGCCAGGTAATTGAAGCTGAAGGGGTTTTAGGTCCTTTAGTTAGTATTTTGAAATGCTCGGGGACAGTGGGAACTATTGTGGAAAAG TCTTTGAGTATACTAGCAAGGATATTTGACCTCAGTAAACAAAAGCAACTGGAG TTAATGGATTTGAGAAGGCATTTGGTGGAGGAAAAAATGACTGTTTCAACCAGGTTAAGTAGTACTGAACAAACTGTATCAAAAACATTCTCATG GAATAATATACTGGATTCTGTTTTCATTGCACAGCTTGTTGAGATTCTGAAGTCCTCTCCACCCAATTTACAAGGAAAAGCTGCTTCTGTGCTTGAATTTGTGGCATTGAGTGACCCAACTCTAGCCCAAATTTGTTTTTTGGATATTGAATCTGGTCTCCGTTCTGCTTTTcaacaaaagattttgaaaatttcag